Genomic DNA from Fusarium keratoplasticum isolate Fu6.1 chromosome 2, whole genome shotgun sequence:
TTATCCTCCGTCTGCTGCAGATGGAGGATGCAGGTGAGTCACATTCAACAGCCTGTCCATACTTTTGTGCTAATAGTTCAACAGCTCTACCCACTTATGTGACACCGCAGTCGCAGATGTCGGCAGTCTTTCTTTGTCTACTCGACAAGTCGCGAACCCCTGTGCTGAAAgcccttctcgagctcgCGCCAGGGGATATGTTCAACAGCACAGTTTCAGGATCAGACTTTAGCAAGATTGCTTGCTACCCCaagcagcccaaggcccAATTCCAGTCCCTTtttgaagaggaggacgagatcTCTCCCCGGGAGGCTGCTCTTTTCTTGGGTAACATTGACGCCTTCAAGCTGCTCGCGGGTGAGGGCACCCCAGACGATGGAACACTCCACTTGGCTTCGCTTTTGGCCCTTCCCGACTTTGTGACCTGGCTCTTGGAGACGCATGACGCCAACTATGAGGAGGAGAACTTTGGCTTCATGGTACCTTTGGGTCTGGCGTGTTTCTCCAAGCCATTCCCTTGGTGCAAGATCGCCAATGAAGAATCCGACTGGAACCTCCGCCTTCGAGAAACGATGAAGatcctcatcgccaagacGCGAAAGACGTGGCGGTACAGAGAGAAGCTGGTCCTCCACATTGCATTAGAGAACGGACCTGAGGTGACAAAGGCCATGCTCGACGCGTTGGACATCCGTCATGAGgcggacaaggacaagacgtATTTGTATACTGATAGGACAGGGCTGCATTACTCGCCTTGTGAGTATGTGGAGGAGTTTATTGAGGTTGGAGAtaagcagaagaagaagctgctcaagtGTTTGACGGGACAGGGGTTGACTTGAAGGAAGTGGGAGATTGATGTGTGATATGAAATGACGGTTTTTTTCTTGGCGAGGCGTACTTGGGTTCAGGGACGGAAAGAGAGTATATCTAGTCGTTACAAATGATATTTTTCTATCTATTGTCATTGTCGAATTCTTCCATGCAGGTGGTAGGTAGTGTCTGCAGACATTAACAGCAAAGCAGTTCAAGTGACCAGCTAATAAGGACAACTAGCCCACCTCGAGAAGGCATTccatcttcttttctttccttccaCATCTTCTATTTGGCACCCTGACGTCCATGACTTCGTACAAGATTTCGCTCCTCTCCTTACCCTATAGAGCTTGGGCACATTCTGGGGATTGGGCATTATTGACAAGCACTATCCTTGCGCCTCGGCTTCCAGCTTTACGTAGTGTAAACTTCATTAGTGGGAGAACCTCCTAATTGTTCTCAAGCAGTAAGTATACGAGTGAATGTTATCATGATCGACCCATCAAGAGGCAACCGAGGATACAGGGTCCAAGTAGGGACCCATGACTCGTCTAGCTTGACCCAATTATAGCACAAGCTAAAGAGCACTTGGGAATACGAACCTTGGCATCCTGTTTTCATTGGACAGCTTGGGGCTAGTTTGTTTCATCATACCTGCTGAGTAATGGATCGGTTCCATCGGCATGGGGAAATTCTTCCTCAAGGGGTTTCGTTGTTATACATCACCGCTTTTCCATGTATTCAAGGTAGCACGGCGGCTTTGCTCAACCGGCGCTTGCGTTGGTTCAATTCCAATGCTTCCAAGCGTTGCCCTTTGGGCGCTGCTGGTAACGACGAGCCATGCAGCATATGTTCAGTCGCGGGACTGTTCTATCGATACTGCCGACTTCAGGTTAATCCCTGAGGGCCTTCGAGCTTCCGTCAACGCCAGCCGCGATACTTTCGACACCGATTTTCACCTAGTTGCAAACTATGCCAACGGTACCGAGTGTGATGCGGCTTCTCCCTTGGATCTTGTACCGGTATTCACGGTAGTCGACTATAATGGCGCCCATCAATATCCCGGACGAATCGTCAACACGTCTTGCGCCAAGTATGGCCCGTTGGAGGCCAGACTGAGACTTGAGATCACTTCGACTTTTAACCGGTCTACCTTACTCGACACCTTCGAGATCACACTCGATTTAACGACACATGATGGCACTCCTTTGCTGTGTGTCGAGGCCAACCTGACACCCGAAGTTCGACCCTGGACACAACTCCTCAGTTTCTGGCTTCCCGTGCTCTTCTTTTCCGTGGCCTCTCTGGTTGCCTCTTGGCCTTTGCAGCAAACTGAACATCACGCTGTGTTCTCGGATGCCCAAGACAGGAATAACCACCGCATGGTCAGAGCTTCCGAGATGCTGGCATACATCCAGTTCATCTACTTTTCTGGCGCACTCAGCCTCCGATATCCCGGCTTCCTTCAACCTCTAATCGGCTTTAATAGCTGGTCAACCTTGATGTTACCCGCAGGCCCGGTCTCGAACCAATCGCGATACACCGGTGTCAGGGATGGTATCTACGAGACCAATGGGACACTTACTGGTGAGCCAGGCTTTGTGATATTATCGCAGATCACGAGCTCTCCCGGCATGTCAATGAATTggttcaacaccatcgtcTTTGCACTTATTGTTCTGTTGTTCTTCTTTGTCTCTATTTATGTCCGGGAGCTGCTTCGCGAACAAAGCTGCCCCAACTCGACAAACACCAGTCAAAAGCCTTTGTCACGCTTTAAAGAACGATCTTGGTCCGTTTCGAGACTGTTTCTTAGTCTCTTTCTGCTCCCTCTGAGCGCCTGGTCTACATATCAACTCTCCAATCGCCGCATGGTCCTGCAGAACTCAGCtgtcgccatcctcgccctcgtgcTCCTACTGTCTTCTTTCTGGTGGACGTGGACCCATGCCAATTCCTCGGCAGACATTGGGCTTTTCGTTATTCAAGGAGAGACTCGTATTCGCGGTCAAGCCTCAAAGGAGCGGATACGCAAATATCATGCATTGAACATCTTTTGTTTGATGCTATTCCGTGGCATCATCATTGGTGGTCTCCAAGCGCATGCTCGCACCCAATTTAGCATTCTGCTCGGGCTCGAACTTTTACACTTGATATGCACGGCGTATTGGAGAGGAGTTTCTTCTTTGCTTTCGCTCTCGGGGGTTTTGTACGGATCGAGACTGGTCCTCTTTTCACTGCATACGGCGTTTCTCCCAGGAGTCACTGACCTTCCCTCCAAGATCCTACTTGGGTACATTATTCTTTCATGGCACTTGGCTGTTCTCATTGGCATTTTTCTCATTCCCATATTTCTGGATCTTGTGCACCGAGGTCTTGCAGGTTGGACAGTAAAGGCTGGTGCCGCGGATGCTGAGAAGACGGCTCCCGTAAGTATACATCGCACCTTGTGTTGTGATCCCAGCTTATCCGGTCTCAGGCCATGCGCgtctcatcttcctctgAATCCGATCGCTCTACAAAGGGCCCTACAGGTCTTTTGTTCTCCGCTGCAGGGACACACAGCCACAGCCAGTATCTGGCTGACATAATCCTAAGTCGAGAACTACGGGTCTCTTCCCACGGCCTAAACCATGGAGTTTCTGTTACCGACTTCTTAAAGTTTATGAAGAATGTTCAGGGCGAAGATTCAGGGCTTGAGAGCCACTCACTGCTGTCGTCATCCCTTGGCTCAGATTCTTTCTCCGACGTGGAAGCTCAAATTTCTTCAAAATCTCCAAAAATATCCATCAGTGGGATCAGTGAGCTTCTCTTGTCAAAGCAGAACCTGGCCATTAGAAAAACGCCACTCCAATATGACCTTGACCGACCGATCAACGAGTATTTTATCTGCAGCTCGCACAACACATATCTTATGGGTCGTCAGGTTCTCACGCGTTCAACAACTCAAGGGTACATCTCTGCACTTTCTCAGGGATGTAGATCTATCGAGGTAGACTGTTGGGACGGACGAGATGGGCAACCAATTGTCAAGCACGGCTACAGCTTGACAGCATCCATCAGTTTTAAAGATGTGATAGACGCCATCAACCAATACGCCTTTACGACTTCGGACTTTCCTCTTTGGATCTCGCTGGAGGTGCATTGCAGCCCTCGTCAGAAGAGTATCATGGCTCAGATAATGAGGGACACCTTCGGGGGGAAATTGGTAACAGAGCCTCTGTCTGACCTCTTGGGACCACTTCCATCCCCGTCACAACTGCGAGGGAGAATATTGATCAAGGCAAAAGTTGCAAAAAGCGTCGAGCCTAgccgagaacctcgagtATCGAAAGACATTCCCATTTCGACAAGATCGTCGCAGGATCATGGCAGCCTCACAGAAGCGGGGAGTACTGACTCAACGTCCACTATCAACTCTTCTGCTATCAGCCAGGAGGCTTGTAGTCAGGTCCCTCAATCACAACCTTCCGTGAACGGTCCGTTGGAGGAGCTAGCGGTCTACGGACCAGGCAAAAGGCTACCTCGCCCCAGCAAAGTCGACGCAGCTGGAAACTTTGTCTACTCCGTCTCTGAAGCCAATTTCAAGTCCTACTTAAAACAGAAGGACGGTGGAGGCTCCCTTGACTTCCTCAACACACGACACATGCTGCGAGTCTACCCCGACGCGAGTCGAATAGACTCGTCAAATCTAAGTCCGTTGCAGTATTGGCGGCATGGTGTCCAGATGGCGGCCTTGAACTACCAGACAAGTGACCTCAACATGGGACTTAACCAGGCTATGTTTAATGGCGGTACTGACAACTCTGGTTACGTGTTGAAACCCGAGAGGCTGCGTCAGCCTCCGGAGCTCATCCCAGACCACGTCCAAGAACTACGGTTCTCCATCGACGTACTAATGACAAAAGATCTCTGCTGGCCAGAGAGAACTTGGGATAACGCCTCTGTCCACGTCCGGATGAAGATTCTGACAGCCGATGCACGCAAACAGGATGCATCCCAGACAAAAAAGCGGACCGGGAGCCTCCCATTTCAGCGACACGACGTGATACTCGATTCTCGTCTTGAATTTCAAGTCAAAACCCAGTATCCCAGCCTCGTTTTTCTACAATGGTCTGTGAAGCTATCGTCAGACTCTCAGGGCTATCCTCGTCATTCTACTCTGGCCTCGGGGATGGCCAAACTCGAAAGTCTCAAGCAAGGCTACCGGCTCTTGCCTTTGAAGAAGTCTTTtcaagacgaagaggacTGCGGTTACTTGATCTGTAAGCTGGATAGATCTTTCCGCTAACAAGATGGTGCAGGAAGTGAAGGCGTTGGAAAATGAGACACTGGTTTGAAGCGGGCCCAATTAGCGATTGTATTGTATCATGTATTTATAGAGACTCGAATGACTGAATGAAACATATTAATCTATCTTCGTAAGCGTGAAAATACACTTTGTTAGCGGGATTGTAGTCAACAACTCGGTTCCTAGCCATTCGTAGGCGGATGTCGTCAACATGAGTTTAGGTGGCGTACTGTGGCACACTATTAGCTACAACCACTTAACCAACAATGCAACCTGAACGTTGTAGTTCCGGCTGTTTGGCTTTGTTGGTCCCTTTCTGCTGCAGGCTAGCCAGGGGTTGGCTACCACCCAAGATCTGCATCAGGCAGTTGGCGACCATCAAGGTGTTCCAGAAGGATGGTACCTCAGACAGGGCTTGGCCGATCGATCGAA
This window encodes:
- a CDS encoding Phosphoinositide phospholipase C; the protein is MLPSVALWALLVTTSHAAYVQSRDCSIDTADFRLIPEGLRASVNASRDTFDTDFHLVANYANGTECDAASPLDLVPVFTVVDYNGAHQYPGRIVNTSCAKYGPLEARLRLEITSTFNRSTLLDTFEITLDLTTHDGTPLLCVEANLTPEVRPWTQLLSFWLPVLFFSVASLVASWPLQQTEHHAVFSDAQDRNNHRMVRASEMLAYIQFIYFSGALSLRYPGFLQPLIGFNSWSTLMLPAGPVSNQSRYTGVRDGIYETNGTLTGEPGFVILSQITSSPGMSMNWFNTIVFALIVLLFFFVSIYVRELLREQSCPNSTNTSQKPLSRFKERSWSVSRLFLSLFLLPLSAWSTYQLSNRRMVLQNSAVAILALVLLLSSFWWTWTHANSSADIGLFVIQGETRIRGQASKERIRKYHALNIFCLMLFRGIIIGGLQAHARTQFSILLGLELLHLICTAYWRGVSSLLSLSGVLYGSRLVLFSLHTAFLPGVTDLPSKILLGYIILSWHLAVLIGIFLIPIFLDLVHRGLAGWTVKAGAADAEKTAPAMRVSSSSESDRSTKGPTGLLFSAAGTHSHSQYLADIILSRELRVSSHGLNHGVSVTDFLKFMKNVQGEDSGLESHSLLSSSLGSDSFSDVEAQISSKSPKISISGISELLLSKQNLAIRKTPLQYDLDRPINEYFICSSHNTYLMGRQVLTRSTTQGYISALSQGCRSIEVDCWDGRDGQPIVKHGYSLTASISFKDVIDAINQYAFTTSDFPLWISLEVHCSPRQKSIMAQIMRDTFGGKLVTEPLSDLLGPLPSPSQLRGRILIKAKVAKSVEPSREPRVSKDIPISTRSSQDHGSLTEAGSTDSTSTINSSAISQEACSQVPQSQPSVNGPLEELAVYGPGKRLPRPSKVDAAGNFVYSVSEANFKSYLKQKDGGGSLDFLNTRHMLRVYPDASRIDSSNLSPLQYWRHGVQMAALNYQTSDLNMGLNQAMFNGGTDNSGYVLKPERLRQPPELIPDHVQELRFSIDVLMTKDLCWPERTWDNASVHVRMKILTADARKQDASQTKKRTGSLPFQRHDVILDSRLEFQVKTQYPSLVFLQWSVKLSSDSQGYPRHSTLASGMAKLESLKQGYRLLPLKKSFQDEEDCGYLICKLDRSFR